One segment of Thamnophis elegans isolate rThaEle1 chromosome 16, rThaEle1.pri, whole genome shotgun sequence DNA contains the following:
- the DPH7 gene encoding diphthine methyltransferase isoform X2 codes for MDAYPFCLCHVPIAGHPVLGIANAQGVVKLSHLMGSEKSCRLQPLCSVDLGDDCLALSLDWSTGREQCGHPLRLVSSDSKGRVSLLSVDESASSVHVLGQWKGHDFEAWVAAFDYWNTHVVYSGGDDCKLRGWDTRSSSRTPLFTSERHSMGVCSIQSHPLRENLLATGSYDEHVLLWDTRKMKQPLADTHVEGGVWRLKWHPSQEEWLLASCMHNGFVILGCPKDLVDENQEKCTILSSYALHNSLAYGADWCRLPLGTSLEESTAALTIQEDQRASPEDVKGKNLKIIYESPTATFDVLLEEEENQPPVSPSPAGGSLVPQGPSGDARAPDTKANGDAHAAKAHRETSLLATCSFYDHVLHVWKWEVSWSSPLA; via the exons GTGCCATGTTCCCATCGCAGGACATCCTGTTTTAGGCATCGCAAATGCCCAGGGAGTGGTGAAGCTGTCCCACTTGATGGGAAGTGAG AAGAGTTGCAGGCTTCAACCTCTGTGCAGTGTTGACCTGGGAGACGATTGTCTTGCTTTGTCATTGGACTGGTCCACGGGACGAGAGCAGTG TGGCCACCCCCTGAGACTGGTCAGCAGCGATTCCAAAGGAAGAGTCAGCTTGCTGTCGGTGGACGAATCCGCTTCCTCGGTGCACGTCTTGGGCCAATGGAAGGGACATGACTTTGAAGCCTGGGTCGCTGCGTTTGACTATTGGAACACGCACGTCGTGTACTCAG GTGGAGATGACTGCAAACTACGGGGCTGGGATACACGGAGCAGCTCAAGAACTCCTCTCTTCACCAGTGAGCG GCATTCTATGGGGGTCTGCAGTATTCAGAGTCACCCCCTGCGGGAAAATCTGCTAGCTACGGGAAG CTACGACGAACACGTCCTTCTGTGGGACACCAGGAAGATGAAGCAGCCCCTGGCTGACACCCATGTGGAAGGCGGTGTCTGGCGCTTAAAGTGGCACCCGTCCCAGGAGGAGTGGCTGCTGGCTTCTTGCATGCACAACGGCTTTGTAATCCTCGGTTGCCCAAAGGATTTAG TAGACGAGAACCAAGAGAAATGCACGATCCTGTCGTCCTACGCCTTGCACAATTCTTTGGCTTATGGCGCCGATTGGTGCAGGCTCCCCCTGGGCACGTCTTTGGAGGAGTCTACGGCAGCACTGACAATTCAGGAGGACCAAAGAGCCAGCCCGGAGGACGTGAAAGGGAAGAACCTCAAGATCATTTACGAATCCCCCACAGCCACCTTCGATGTGCTGCTCGAAGAAGAGGAGAATCAACCTCCCGTCTCTCCATCCCCAGCGGGAGGCTCCTTGGTCCCCCAGGGGCCTTCCGGAGACGCAAGAGCTCCAGATACCAAAGCCAATGGGGATGCCCACGCAGCCAAAGCCCACCGGGAGACCAGCCTCTTAGCGACGTGCTCCTTTTACGACCATGTTCTACATGTTTGGAAGTGGGAGGTCAGCTGGAGCTCCCCTCTGGCTTAA